One window from the genome of Gammaproteobacteria bacterium encodes:
- a CDS encoding AlpA family phage regulatory protein — protein MINDRFLPIEEVRRIAGNKSRRTIYRWMDLGVFPKSIEIGPNSVAWSESAIKGWVEAKKQNAAG, from the coding sequence ATGATCAATGACCGCTTTCTGCCCATTGAAGAAGTTAGGCGAATCGCCGGCAACAAGTCGCGCAGAACCATCTATAGGTGGATGGATCTTGGCGTGTTTCCCAAATCCATAGAAATCGGACCGAATTCTGTAGCTTGGTCCGAGTCCGCTATCAAGGGATGGGTGGAGGCCAAAAAACAAAATGCCGCGGGATGA